Proteins co-encoded in one Cyanobacteriota bacterium genomic window:
- the grxC gene encoding glutaredoxin 3 has translation MSQIKEIKIYTWDHCPYCQKALSLLNSKGLKYEQIRIDGDEAARDEMSKTTKGNRKSVPQIFIAGESIGGCDDLHALDASGELESLVNG, from the coding sequence ATGTCACAAATTAAAGAAATTAAGATTTATACTTGGGATCACTGCCCTTATTGCCAGAAAGCACTTAGCTTACTTAATTCTAAAGGGCTTAAGTATGAGCAAATTCGGATTGACGGTGATGAGGCTGCACGTGATGAGATGTCTAAGACTACTAAAGGCAACCGTAAATCAGTGCCGCAGATTTTTATAGCTGGTGAGTCTATTGGTGGTTGTGATGATTTGCATGCACTCGATGCAAGTGGAGAATTAGAATCGCTTGTCAACGGATAA